A window of the Paenibacillus woosongensis genome harbors these coding sequences:
- a CDS encoding DUF1450 domain-containing protein yields MGLGIVVVEVCDSNLLSSVELEQLEEEYPEIAVLRLDCLNLCGLCKLRPYAMVNGKRVFAKTVEECVQLIRQTIEEELRAFDDIE; encoded by the coding sequence GTGGGCTTGGGAATCGTCGTTGTGGAAGTATGCGATAGCAACCTGCTCAGCTCGGTAGAGCTGGAGCAGCTGGAAGAAGAATATCCCGAGATAGCCGTTCTCCGCCTCGACTGCCTCAATTTGTGCGGCCTGTGCAAGCTAAGGCCCTATGCGATGGTCAATGGCAAGCGGGTATTTGCCAAGACGGTCGAAGAGTGCGTGCAGCTAATCCGGCAGACGATTGAGGAGGAGCTTCGGGCTTTTGATGATATAGAGTAA
- a CDS encoding superoxide dismutase — MAHQLPALPYPNNALEPHIDEQTMMIHHDRHHNTYVTNLNAALESAPELQSKSLEDLIADLDSVPESIRTAVRNNGGGHANHSLFWETIGPNGGGQPSGKLADAINNELGGFDKFKEDFTKAATTRFGSGWAFLAVDKDGKLTVYSLPNQDSPIMEGKTPILGLDVWEHAYYLKYQNKRPDYIAAFFNVINWSEVEKRYEAALNK, encoded by the coding sequence ATGGCACACCAATTACCTGCTCTACCTTACCCGAATAACGCACTCGAACCACATATCGACGAACAAACGATGATGATCCACCATGATCGCCATCACAATACTTATGTAACGAACCTGAATGCGGCGCTGGAGTCCGCTCCTGAGCTTCAATCCAAATCTCTGGAAGATCTGATCGCCGATCTGGACAGCGTTCCTGAGAGCATCCGCACAGCGGTTCGGAACAACGGCGGCGGACACGCCAACCACTCCCTGTTCTGGGAAACGATCGGACCAAACGGCGGCGGACAGCCTTCCGGCAAGCTTGCTGACGCAATCAACAACGAGCTTGGCGGCTTCGACAAGTTCAAGGAAGATTTCACGAAGGCAGCAACGACTCGTTTCGGCAGCGGCTGGGCATTCCTTGCGGTAGACAAAGACGGCAAGTTGACCGTATACAGCCTGCCTAATCAGGATTCCCCAATTATGGAAGGCAAAACTCCAATCCTCGGTCTGGACGTTTGGGAGCATGCTTACTACCTGAAATACCAAAACAAACGCCCTGACTACATCGCAGCTTTCTTCAACGTCATCAACTGGTCTGAAGTTGAGAAGCGTTATGAAGCAGCACTAAACAAATAA
- a CDS encoding LacI family DNA-binding transcriptional regulator, protein MARKKKISMQDIADKLEISKNAVSLALTNKKGVSEELRSRIMHTAKEMGYGPYAVSDSEQSNILVLVPERIMSYQDNDHFQFYHDIIWGLEKSIRSKGFNAVIAPIDRESEQRLKLPRLFTDISYRGVILFGITSLEYARLIWEQQVRLVMMDSYHRDLPCPVVTSANMEGAYEAVSYLMECGHDEIGFIGPVNLTTSHEERWLGYWRAMQSGGLKIRGEYCLTSSEGYDYTEEEISSFLSGLTELPSAFFCGNDRIAYILAEVLQKRNIAVPGDISIAGYDDLRYDSSSGVSMTTVRVEKERMCDAAAELLLSLPEPSREAIRWSIAPTLIVRESVQRLAKPVQ, encoded by the coding sequence ATGGCCCGTAAAAAGAAAATATCCATGCAGGATATTGCCGACAAGCTGGAAATTTCCAAAAATGCCGTATCGCTGGCCCTGACCAACAAGAAGGGGGTAAGCGAGGAATTGCGCAGCCGTATTATGCATACAGCCAAGGAAATGGGATATGGCCCTTATGCCGTCAGCGACAGCGAACAATCCAATATTCTCGTGCTTGTGCCAGAACGGATTATGAGCTACCAGGACAACGATCATTTTCAATTTTATCATGACATAATTTGGGGGCTCGAGAAGAGCATTCGCAGCAAAGGCTTCAACGCCGTCATCGCGCCGATTGACCGCGAATCCGAGCAGCGTCTTAAGCTGCCGCGCCTGTTCACGGATATTTCTTATCGAGGCGTTATATTATTTGGAATTACGAGCTTGGAATATGCGCGTCTTATCTGGGAGCAGCAGGTCCGGCTTGTCATGATGGATTCTTATCACCGGGACCTGCCTTGTCCGGTAGTCACCTCGGCGAATATGGAGGGGGCATATGAAGCGGTCTCCTATCTCATGGAGTGCGGACATGACGAAATCGGATTCATCGGCCCCGTCAATTTGACGACAAGCCATGAAGAGCGCTGGCTGGGGTACTGGAGGGCAATGCAGAGCGGAGGACTGAAGATAAGGGGAGAGTATTGCCTGACGTCCTCGGAAGGCTATGATTATACGGAAGAGGAAATCTCCTCCTTCCTGTCTGGACTGACCGAGCTGCCAAGCGCATTTTTCTGCGGGAACGACCGAATTGCCTATATTTTGGCCGAGGTGCTTCAGAAACGGAACATTGCCGTGCCTGGGGACATTTCGATTGCGGGTTATGATGATCTCCGGTATGACAGCAGCTCGGGCGTGAGTATGACGACGGTACGCGTAGAAAAGGAGCGAATGTGCGATGCCGCTGCAGAGCTGCTGCTATCGCTGCCTGAACCTTCCCGGGAAGCGATTCGCTGGAGCATCGCACCAACGCTGATCGTCCGGGAATCGGTACAGAGGTTAGCCAAGCCTGTACAATAA
- a CDS encoding ROK family protein codes for MKYAIGIDIGGTKTAIGIIDSDGMVCAKTSLPTDLTVDPHVMVSRIADAAKLLLAEQSLNEAQIEGIGVGAPGPLNTKTGHIVKPPNMPAWHGFPLLESLKRHFVLPIAFENDATAAALAEKWQGAARDTDHFIFITISTGIGAGIFSHGKLITGSTGNAGDVGHLVIDPSAGNCVCGQQGCWEFVASGTAIARQASRLLGRDVSSKEAFDLAQEGHPGMKTLIDQVFRYIGIGCVTLINTFDPEKVVIGGGVSQVGKPLFSSVQDYVSRCALNPSGQSTPIVPAALCQDAGLIGAAALIHMKY; via the coding sequence GTGAAATACGCGATAGGCATCGATATCGGCGGTACCAAGACAGCGATCGGGATCATCGATTCGGATGGAATGGTATGCGCCAAGACCTCCCTGCCTACAGATCTAACGGTTGATCCGCACGTGATGGTCAGCCGTATAGCCGATGCCGCCAAGCTGCTGCTTGCGGAACAGAGCCTGAACGAAGCCCAAATTGAAGGCATTGGAGTCGGGGCTCCCGGCCCTTTGAATACGAAGACGGGCCATATCGTCAAGCCGCCCAATATGCCGGCTTGGCATGGCTTCCCTTTGCTTGAATCCTTGAAGCGGCATTTTGTGCTTCCGATTGCATTCGAGAACGACGCCACGGCCGCTGCACTGGCTGAGAAATGGCAGGGAGCCGCGCGGGACACCGACCATTTCATCTTTATAACGATCAGCACCGGCATCGGTGCCGGCATATTCTCGCACGGCAAGCTGATTACGGGCTCGACCGGCAACGCTGGCGACGTAGGGCATCTGGTCATTGACCCATCCGCCGGGAACTGCGTATGCGGACAGCAGGGCTGCTGGGAGTTCGTCGCTTCCGGCACAGCTATCGCCAGACAAGCTTCCCGGCTGCTTGGCAGGGACGTCAGCTCCAAAGAGGCGTTCGATCTCGCTCAGGAAGGGCATCCCGGTATGAAGACGCTGATCGATCAAGTGTTTCGCTACATTGGCATCGGCTGCGTCACACTGATCAACACCTTCGACCCGGAGAAGGTGGTCATCGGCGGCGGCGTCTCGCAGGTCGGTAAGCCACTGTTTAGCTCCGTGCAGGATTATGTGAGCAGATGCGCCTTGAATCCGTCGGGGCAGAGCACCCCGATCGTCCCTGCCGCATTATGCCAGGATGCAGGACTCATCGGCGCTGCTGCATTGATCCATATGAAATATTAA
- the manA gene encoding mannose-6-phosphate isomerase, class I, with protein sequence MNQQPIFLKPVFQERIWGGSKLAELFGYDIPYAKTGECWAVSAHPNGQSVVKAGPYQGLTLGELWSSHPELFQSESPVFPLLTKILDASDDLSVQVHPDDEYAGEHENGELGKTECWYIIDAEPGAEIIYGHEAKSKEQLVQWIEEGNWEGLLTKVPVHPGDFFYVPSGTIHALGKGIVVLETQQSSDTTYRVYDYDRKDKDGNTRELHLDKAIDVTTIPQSYKKETYDTFTQEGLTVTSFVSNDFFTVQKWDLDGQTHLEAGKKYILCSVIEGQGQLTIGDNQYPLNKGDHFILPVSFGPYELNGSMNLIISSE encoded by the coding sequence ATGAATCAACAGCCTATTTTTCTAAAACCTGTATTTCAAGAGCGCATTTGGGGCGGAAGCAAGCTGGCAGAGCTATTCGGCTACGATATACCTTATGCGAAGACCGGAGAGTGCTGGGCGGTATCGGCTCACCCCAACGGACAAAGCGTTGTCAAAGCCGGTCCCTACCAGGGACTGACCCTTGGGGAGCTATGGTCGTCCCATCCGGAATTATTTCAATCGGAATCACCGGTATTCCCCTTGCTGACCAAAATTTTGGACGCTTCCGACGACCTCTCCGTTCAGGTTCATCCAGACGATGAGTATGCTGGAGAGCATGAGAACGGCGAGCTGGGCAAGACGGAGTGCTGGTATATCATTGACGCCGAGCCGGGCGCAGAGATCATTTATGGCCATGAGGCCAAATCCAAGGAGCAGCTCGTGCAGTGGATCGAGGAAGGAAATTGGGAGGGGCTTCTTACCAAGGTTCCGGTTCATCCCGGCGATTTCTTCTACGTGCCTAGCGGGACGATTCATGCACTCGGCAAAGGAATCGTTGTGCTTGAGACGCAGCAGAGCTCAGACACTACCTATCGTGTTTACGATTATGATCGTAAAGACAAGGACGGAAATACCCGGGAGCTTCATCTGGACAAGGCCATTGACGTCACCACGATTCCCCAGTCGTACAAGAAGGAGACCTATGATACATTTACGCAAGAAGGACTTACTGTCACCTCCTTTGTATCAAACGATTTCTTCACCGTACAAAAATGGGATCTCGATGGCCAGACCCATCTGGAAGCTGGCAAGAAATACATTCTTTGCAGCGTAATTGAAGGACAAGGACAGTTGACTATCGGAGACAATCAATACCCGCTAAACAAGGGCGACCACTTCATTCTCCCTGTCTCCTTCGGCCCGTATGAACTGAACGGTTCGATGAATTTGATCATATCCTCGGAATAA
- a CDS encoding DinB family protein, whose protein sequence is MTLSKPQSGEYLEHFEEYIREVPEGELISLLELQPEEAMLKLGTLSDEAGNYKYAEGKWSLKEVLGHITDTERVMSYRLLRIARGDKTPLPGFNEELFVSHANFERLSIQQLLKDFTMVRKATLSLIRQLDDEAWQRVGTASGGPVSSRALAYIIAGHAIHHFRIIRERYLVGHM, encoded by the coding sequence ATGACGTTGTCTAAACCACAGTCAGGAGAGTATCTGGAACATTTCGAGGAATATATTCGTGAAGTGCCGGAAGGAGAGTTAATTTCTCTGCTTGAGCTTCAGCCGGAGGAAGCAATGCTGAAGCTGGGAACACTCTCGGACGAAGCCGGTAATTACAAGTATGCGGAAGGAAAATGGAGCCTGAAGGAAGTGCTGGGGCATATAACGGATACGGAGCGTGTGATGAGCTATCGGCTGCTGCGGATTGCCAGGGGAGATAAGACGCCGCTGCCGGGTTTTAACGAGGAGCTGTTTGTGAGCCATGCCAATTTTGAACGGCTGTCGATCCAGCAGTTGTTGAAGGATTTCACGATGGTTAGGAAAGCGACCTTGTCGCTTATCCGGCAGTTGGATGATGAAGCTTGGCAGAGGGTCGGAACCGCGAGCGGGGGACCTGTATCCAGCAGGGCGCTTGCTTATATTATCGCCGGTCATGCGATTCATCATTTCCGCATAATTCGCGAACGGTATTTAGTCGGACATATGTAA
- a CDS encoding DUF3006 domain-containing protein, whose protein sequence is MVGIIEGFEGEYCIIEVDGQTRDVPRELVGAGVKTGDVVEWDGTRWNANAEKTKQRSEYVKSLMDDVWDD, encoded by the coding sequence ATGGTTGGGATCATTGAAGGCTTTGAAGGTGAGTATTGTATTATAGAGGTAGATGGCCAGACAAGGGACGTGCCTCGCGAGCTGGTAGGCGCCGGCGTTAAGACCGGAGATGTCGTGGAATGGGACGGAACCCGGTGGAATGCAAACGCCGAGAAGACAAAGCAAAGAAGCGAGTATGTGAAGTCTTTGATGGATGACGTATGGGATGATTAA